A genomic window from Streptomyces sp. MST-110588 includes:
- a CDS encoding S41 family peptidase has product MSGPCLFVRPRRSRRGAALTLAVASVLVTGAAAGTWAEAGSRIAERRIPARGPADSRLPVARHADRAAVAKAAAAPGKDDGRARDSGSRAAAEAAGRGGDPWSAVYTADEYEGLRRELDGAYVGVGLWVGQAAGGRVEVTRVQPGSPAALAGIRRGDVLRAVDGGPTEGRPVTDVVAQLRGDPGADGGSGERSGERSGERSGKRPDERSEEQPGKQSGERSDEGPDDARRTDGGQHAPRNLREPAQPPEPGQPTQLAHPAHPAHRDTAAPVGSRVALDIGRGTRTWTVVLRRARLKTQNVTVDRPAGADGPTRIKVGAFTKGAGKEVRRAARTASPRGGVLLDLRGNRGGLVGEAVTAASAFLDGGLVATYDYHGSQRALYAESGGATQAPLVVLVDGGTMSAGELLTGALQDRGRAIVVGSPTFGKGSVQMPSELPDGSVAELTVGHYRTPSGRGVDGKGITPDLAAEDAAERRARTVLSGLGGGA; this is encoded by the coding sequence ATGTCGGGCCCGTGTCTGTTCGTCCGGCCCCGCCGCAGCCGCCGCGGGGCGGCGCTGACGTTGGCCGTCGCGAGCGTGCTGGTCACCGGCGCCGCGGCGGGCACCTGGGCCGAGGCCGGATCGCGCATCGCGGAACGGCGGATACCGGCCCGCGGACCCGCCGACTCCCGGCTCCCCGTGGCCCGGCACGCCGACCGCGCCGCCGTCGCGAAAGCCGCCGCCGCACCGGGGAAGGATGACGGTCGTGCCCGGGACTCCGGTTCCCGGGCGGCGGCCGAGGCGGCCGGCCGCGGCGGCGATCCCTGGTCGGCGGTCTATACGGCGGACGAGTACGAGGGCCTGCGCCGCGAGCTGGACGGCGCGTACGTGGGCGTGGGGCTGTGGGTCGGACAGGCGGCGGGCGGCCGGGTCGAGGTGACCCGGGTCCAGCCCGGCAGCCCCGCCGCGCTGGCCGGCATCCGCCGCGGGGACGTGCTGCGCGCCGTCGACGGCGGACCGACCGAGGGCCGGCCGGTCACGGACGTCGTGGCCCAACTGCGCGGCGACCCAGGCGCCGACGGCGGGTCCGGTGAACGGTCCGGGGAAAGGTCCGGGGAGCGGTCCGGGAAGCGGCCGGACGAACGGTCCGAGGAGCAGCCCGGGAAGCAGTCCGGCGAGCGCTCCGATGAGGGGCCCGATGACGCGCGGCGCACCGACGGCGGGCAGCACGCGCCCCGTAACCTCCGCGAGCCCGCACAGCCCCCGGAGCCCGGACAGCCCACGCAGCTCGCACACCCCGCACACCCCGCACACCGCGACACGGCCGCCCCCGTCGGCAGCCGGGTCGCGCTCGACATCGGGCGCGGCACCCGTACCTGGACCGTGGTCCTGCGCCGGGCCCGCCTGAAGACGCAGAACGTCACCGTCGACCGGCCCGCGGGCGCGGACGGCCCGACCCGGATCAAGGTCGGTGCGTTCACCAAGGGCGCCGGCAAGGAGGTCCGCCGGGCGGCGCGTACGGCGTCCCCGCGCGGCGGCGTCCTGCTCGACCTGCGCGGCAACCGCGGCGGCCTGGTCGGTGAGGCGGTGACGGCGGCCTCGGCCTTCCTGGACGGCGGCCTGGTCGCGACGTACGACTACCACGGCAGCCAGCGCGCCCTGTACGCCGAGAGCGGCGGCGCCACCCAGGCCCCGCTGGTCGTCCTGGTCGACGGCGGGACGATGAGCGCGGGCGAGCTGCTGACCGGCGCCCTCCAGGACCGCGGCCGGGCGATCGTGGTGGGCTCGCCGACCTTCGGCAAGGGGTCGGTGCAGATGCCCAGCGAGCTGCCGGACGGCTCGGTCGCCGAACTGACGGTCGGCCATTACCGCACCCCGTCGGGCCGTGGCGTGGACGGGAAGGGGATCACGCCCGACCTCGCCGCCGAGGACGCCGCCGAGCGCCGGGCCCGTACGGTATTGAGTGGCCTTGGAGGCGGTGCGTAG
- the prfB gene encoding peptide chain release factor 2 has protein sequence MAVVDVSEELKSLSSTMGSIEAVLDLDKMRADIAVLEEQAAAPSLWDDPESAQKITSRLSYLQGQLRRAEELRGRVDDLEVLFELAEAEGDEDARGEAEAELASVRKAVDELEVRTLLSGEYDSREAVVNIRAEAGGVDAADFAEKLQRMYLRWAERHGYKTEVYETSYAEEAGIKSTTFAVQVPYAYGTLSVEQGTHRLVRISPFDNQGRRQTSFAGVEVLPVVEQTDHIEIDESELRVDVYRSSGPGGQGVNTTDSAVRLTHIPTGIVVSCQNERSQIQNKATAMNVLQAKLLERRRQEEQAKMDALKGDGGNSWGNQMRSYVLHPYQMVKDLRTDHEVGNPQAVLDGDIDGFLEAGIRWRKTQEK, from the coding sequence GTGGCAGTCGTCGATGTATCCGAAGAGCTGAAGTCCCTCTCCTCGACCATGGGGTCGATCGAGGCCGTCCTGGACCTCGACAAGATGAGGGCCGATATCGCCGTGCTCGAGGAGCAGGCCGCGGCACCGTCCCTGTGGGACGACCCGGAGAGCGCGCAGAAGATCACCAGTCGGCTGTCCTACCTCCAGGGCCAGCTCCGGCGGGCGGAGGAGCTGCGCGGCCGGGTCGACGACCTGGAGGTGCTGTTCGAGCTCGCCGAGGCCGAGGGCGACGAGGACGCCCGCGGTGAGGCCGAGGCGGAGCTGGCGTCCGTCCGCAAGGCGGTGGACGAGCTGGAGGTCCGTACGCTCCTGTCGGGCGAGTACGACTCCCGCGAGGCCGTGGTCAACATCCGCGCCGAGGCCGGCGGGGTGGACGCCGCCGACTTCGCCGAGAAGCTCCAGCGCATGTACCTGCGCTGGGCCGAGCGGCACGGCTACAAGACCGAGGTGTACGAAACCTCCTACGCGGAAGAGGCCGGCATCAAGTCGACCACCTTCGCCGTCCAGGTCCCCTACGCCTACGGGACGCTCTCGGTCGAGCAGGGCACCCACCGCCTCGTACGCATCTCGCCGTTCGACAACCAGGGCCGCCGCCAGACCTCCTTCGCGGGCGTCGAGGTGCTGCCGGTGGTCGAGCAGACCGACCACATCGAGATCGACGAGTCCGAGCTGCGGGTGGACGTCTACCGCTCCTCCGGCCCCGGCGGGCAGGGCGTCAACACCACCGACTCGGCGGTCCGTCTGACGCACATCCCGACCGGCATCGTCGTCTCCTGTCAGAACGAGCGTTCGCAGATCCAGAACAAGGCGACCGCGATGAACGTCCTCCAGGCCAAGCTCCTTGAGCGCCGCCGTCAGGAGGAGCAGGCGAAGATGGACGCCCTCAAGGGCGACGGGGGCAACTCCTGGGGCAACCAGATGCGCTCCTACGTCCTGCACCCGTACCAGATGGTCAAGGACCTGCGTACCGACCACGAGGTCGGCAACCCGCAGGCCGTTCTCGACGGCGACATCGACGGCTTCCTGGAGGCCGGTATCCGCTGGCGCAAGACGCAGGAGAAGTAG
- a CDS encoding LysR family transcriptional regulator, protein MPHDIDPRLLRAFTAVAEELHFTRAAARLYVAQQALSRDIRRLEHTLGTDLFTRTTRQVALTSEGARLLPYARRVLEAHDDLSAAFGPDPRRPPRPLLVDVGVPMGTAHEILEDARRAAPDIELIARYHTGLTGAAAELLAGRLDVSFGRVAGLPPEVRSRLAHQPVRYEAMAVLLPADDPLAARPAVPLDALAGRTLYAGAGNPHTAEWTDLAERLFAGRGIAVAAPFPEIDGSAEFMRVVRKHGWSVLATTEFIDVPGTVLRPITDPVPLSPVSMVWRRGLRHGGLDALRTAARARSAGNCWLERPDHGTWLPDADTQLMSESHKDDRPKKQPSRPLMHP, encoded by the coding sequence GTGCCGCACGACATAGATCCGCGACTGCTCCGCGCGTTCACCGCCGTCGCCGAAGAACTCCACTTCACCCGCGCCGCCGCCCGCCTGTACGTCGCGCAGCAGGCGCTCAGCCGCGACATCCGGCGCCTGGAGCACACGCTCGGCACCGACCTGTTCACCCGTACGACCCGTCAGGTGGCCCTCACATCCGAGGGCGCGCGGCTCCTCCCGTACGCCCGGCGCGTCCTGGAGGCGCACGACGACCTGTCCGCCGCCTTCGGCCCCGACCCCCGGCGCCCTCCGCGCCCGCTCCTGGTCGATGTCGGCGTCCCCATGGGAACCGCCCACGAGATTCTGGAGGACGCCCGCCGGGCCGCCCCCGACATCGAGCTGATCGCGCGCTACCACACCGGTCTGACGGGCGCCGCCGCCGAGTTGCTCGCCGGGCGCCTGGACGTCTCCTTCGGCCGTGTCGCCGGCCTGCCGCCCGAGGTGCGCTCCCGCCTCGCCCACCAGCCCGTACGGTACGAGGCGATGGCCGTACTGCTGCCCGCCGACGATCCGCTGGCGGCGCGGCCCGCCGTCCCGCTGGACGCCCTGGCCGGCCGGACGCTGTACGCGGGCGCCGGGAACCCGCACACCGCCGAGTGGACCGATCTTGCCGAACGCCTCTTCGCCGGGCGCGGTATCGCCGTGGCGGCGCCCTTCCCGGAGATCGACGGCTCGGCGGAGTTCATGCGGGTGGTGCGCAAGCACGGCTGGTCGGTCCTGGCCACCACCGAGTTCATCGACGTCCCCGGCACGGTGCTCCGCCCCATCACCGACCCCGTACCGCTGTCCCCGGTCTCCATGGTGTGGCGGCGCGGGCTGCGCCACGGGGGTCTGGACGCGCTGCGTACGGCGGCCCGGGCCCGCTCGGCCGGCAACTGCTGGCTGGAGCGGCCGGATCACGGAACGTGGCTGCCCGACGCCGATACACAACTGATGTCTGAATCTCATAAGGATGATCGCCCGAAGAAGCAACCTTCACGGCCCCTTATGCATCCCTAA
- the smpB gene encoding SsrA-binding protein SmpB translates to MAKDKGKGKDKDGGRKLVAQNKKARHDYHILDTYECGLVLTGTEVKSLRQGRASLVDGFIQIDGHEAWLHHVHIPEYAQGTWTNHSARRKRKLLMHRAEIDKLESKTQETGHTIVPLSLYFKGGRAKVEIALAKGKKEYDKRQTLREQQDRREADRAISAVRRRQRA, encoded by the coding sequence ATGGCTAAGGACAAAGGCAAGGGCAAGGACAAGGACGGCGGGCGCAAGCTCGTCGCGCAGAACAAGAAGGCGCGGCACGACTACCACATCCTCGACACCTATGAGTGCGGTCTGGTGCTCACCGGTACCGAGGTGAAGTCGCTGCGGCAGGGGCGGGCGTCGCTGGTGGACGGCTTCATCCAGATCGACGGCCACGAGGCGTGGCTGCACCACGTCCACATCCCCGAGTACGCCCAGGGCACGTGGACGAACCACAGCGCACGGCGCAAGCGCAAGCTGCTGATGCACCGCGCGGAGATCGACAAGCTGGAGTCCAAGACCCAGGAGACCGGCCACACGATCGTGCCGCTGTCCCTGTACTTCAAGGGCGGCCGGGCGAAGGTCGAGATCGCGCTGGCCAAGGGCAAGAAGGAGTACGACAAGCGGCAGACGCTGCGTGAGCAGCAGGACCGGCGCGAGGCGGACCGGGCGATCTCGGCGGTACGGCGGCGGCAGCGGGCCTGA
- the ftsX gene encoding permease-like cell division protein FtsX, which yields MRAQFVLSEIGVGLRRNLTMTFAVIVSVALSLGLFGASLLMRDQVDSMKGYWYDKVNVSIFFCNKNAAVTGGKCAKGAATEQQKQAVKAELDRLPLVESVQYESSDQAYKHYKEQFGDTPIAGLVTPDQLPESYRVKLKDPTKFTVISTAFSGRPGVQEVQDQEAVVRPLFNLLNGMNVAALCVMGLMLVVALMLIVNTVRVSAFSRRRETGIMRLVGASSFYIQMPFILEAAIAGFLGAVFACVLIVGGKAVLVNQWLAERIKVINFIGWDSVVAVLPLVLLIGLLMPALAAFFALRKYLKV from the coding sequence ATGCGCGCCCAGTTCGTCCTGTCGGAGATCGGCGTCGGTCTCCGCCGCAACCTCACGATGACCTTCGCGGTCATCGTCTCCGTGGCCCTCTCGCTCGGCCTGTTCGGCGCCTCGCTGCTGATGCGCGACCAGGTCGACTCGATGAAGGGCTATTGGTACGACAAGGTCAACGTCTCCATCTTCTTCTGCAACAAGAACGCGGCCGTCACCGGCGGCAAGTGCGCCAAGGGCGCGGCCACCGAGCAGCAGAAGCAGGCCGTCAAGGCGGAACTGGACCGGCTGCCGCTCGTGGAGAGCGTGCAGTACGAGTCCAGCGACCAGGCGTACAAGCACTACAAGGAGCAGTTCGGCGACACCCCGATCGCCGGGCTGGTCACCCCTGACCAGCTCCCCGAGTCCTACCGGGTCAAGCTCAAGGACCCGACGAAGTTCACGGTGATCAGTACGGCGTTCTCCGGGCGGCCCGGGGTCCAGGAGGTGCAGGACCAGGAGGCGGTGGTCAGACCTCTGTTCAACCTGCTGAACGGCATGAACGTGGCCGCGTTGTGCGTGATGGGCCTGATGCTGGTGGTTGCGCTGATGCTGATCGTCAACACCGTGCGGGTCTCGGCGTTCAGCCGAAGGCGGGAGACCGGCATCATGCGGCTGGTGGGTGCCTCCAGCTTCTACATCCAGATGCCGTTCATCCTGGAGGCCGCCATCGCCGGCTTCCTGGGCGCGGTGTTCGCCTGCGTGCTGATCGTCGGCGGCAAGGCCGTCCTGGTCAACCAGTGGCTGGCGGAGCGGATCAAGGTGATCAACTTCATTGGCTGGGACTCGGTGGTGGCGGTGCTCCCGCTGGTGCTGCTGATCGGTCTGTTGATGCCGGCGCTCGCCGCGTTCTTCGCGCTCCGCAAGTACCTCAAGGTGTGA
- the ftsE gene encoding cell division ATP-binding protein FtsE: protein MIRFDNVSKTYPKQNRPALRDVSLEIERGEFVFLVGSSGSGKSTFLRLLLREERASHGAVHVLGKDLAKLSNWKVPHMRRQLGTVFQDFRLLPNKTVGQNVAFALEVIGKPRGQIRKTVPEVLDLVGLGGKEDRMPGELSGGEQQRVAIARAFVNRPLLLIADEPTGNLDPQTSVGIMKLLDRINRTGTTVVMATHDQQIVDQMRKRVMELEKGRLVRDQSRGVYGYQH, encoded by the coding sequence GTGATCCGATTCGACAACGTCTCCAAGACCTACCCGAAGCAGAACCGCCCCGCCCTCAGGGATGTCTCCCTGGAGATCGAGCGCGGTGAGTTCGTCTTCCTGGTGGGCTCCTCGGGCTCCGGCAAGTCCACCTTCCTGCGCCTGCTCCTGCGGGAGGAACGCGCCAGCCATGGTGCCGTACACGTGCTGGGGAAGGACCTCGCCAAGCTCTCCAACTGGAAGGTCCCGCACATGCGGCGCCAGCTCGGCACGGTCTTCCAGGACTTCCGCCTGCTCCCCAACAAGACCGTCGGGCAGAACGTCGCCTTCGCGCTGGAAGTCATCGGCAAGCCGCGCGGCCAGATCCGCAAGACCGTTCCCGAGGTCCTGGACCTCGTGGGCCTGGGCGGCAAGGAGGACCGGATGCCGGGCGAGCTGTCCGGTGGTGAGCAGCAGCGCGTCGCCATCGCCCGTGCGTTCGTCAACCGCCCGCTGCTGCTCATCGCGGACGAGCCGACCGGCAACCTCGACCCGCAGACCTCCGTGGGCATCATGAAGCTGCTGGACCGGATCAACCGGACCGGTACGACGGTGGTCATGGCCACCCACGACCAGCAGATCGTCGACCAGATGCGCAAGCGGGTCATGGAACTTGAGAAGGGCCGGCTCGTACGCGACCAGTCACGCGGCGTGTACGGCTACCAGCACTGA
- a CDS encoding DUF4232 domain-containing protein: MAALTLSVGLVGCDEPRATALRADCTTKNLQWKVTVLKKKPADGIHHRARLTAKNTGSRECSFRGFPKLEVRVGKGPSVSGKGTGTVLPVSVATGSYVSLDLRYDDATRKGGGPEDCSVQNGAAYATAPHDKQVRGIGSIPVVDEKGGPASFNVCSATVRMSPPKRPAAS, encoded by the coding sequence ATGGCCGCGCTCACACTCAGCGTCGGGCTGGTCGGGTGCGACGAGCCGCGCGCCACCGCGCTGCGCGCCGACTGCACGACGAAGAACCTCCAGTGGAAGGTCACCGTCCTCAAGAAGAAGCCGGCCGACGGCATCCACCACAGAGCCCGCCTCACCGCGAAGAACACCGGTTCGCGCGAGTGCTCCTTCCGCGGCTTCCCGAAGCTGGAGGTCCGCGTGGGCAAGGGCCCCTCGGTCAGCGGCAAGGGAACCGGCACCGTGCTCCCGGTCAGCGTGGCCACCGGCAGCTATGTGTCGCTCGACCTGCGCTACGACGACGCCACGCGCAAGGGCGGCGGTCCCGAGGACTGCTCGGTCCAGAACGGCGCGGCCTACGCAACGGCCCCGCACGACAAGCAGGTCCGCGGCATCGGTTCGATACCCGTGGTGGACGAGAAGGGCGGCCCCGCCTCCTTCAACGTCTGCAGCGCCACCGTCCGTATGTCCCCGCCCAAGCGCCCGGCGGCGAGCTAA
- a CDS encoding MFS transporter codes for MFAVPGARAFTCWNLVARLPMGMFGVSAVIMIVGSRGSYTLAGAVTATGLAATAVLGPWTARLVDRYGQARVAVPATLIAGTGSLALVLCVRLGAPDWTLFAAYVCTATTPNTGGMSRARWAHLFRDDPAAVHTANSFEQAADEVCFMLGPVLAVFLCTSLFPEAGTLTGAVLLLTGVLLFAAQRRTEPPVCAPRAGARSPVRDPHLAALLLTFLATGAVFGSLEVVTIGFADGLGQRGTTGVVLALQAAGSCAAGLLYGLLRPAGPVGRRFARCVAAMAVLMLLPLLAASTGSLPVLAGALLVAGMATAPTMVTGMNLVQSRVAPSQLNEGMTLAVTGLLGGIAAGSAAGGWGVEHLPATAAAYTVPAAAALLALAVTLVAAAARAVSSRRVPDPGRAFSRTRHTE; via the coding sequence ATCTTCGCCGTCCCGGGCGCCCGCGCGTTCACCTGCTGGAACCTGGTCGCGCGGCTGCCCATGGGCATGTTCGGCGTCAGCGCGGTCATCATGATCGTCGGCTCCCGTGGCTCGTACACGCTGGCCGGCGCGGTCACCGCGACCGGGCTGGCGGCGACGGCGGTCCTGGGACCGTGGACGGCGCGGCTGGTCGACCGGTACGGGCAGGCGCGGGTGGCCGTGCCCGCGACGCTGATCGCGGGCACCGGCTCCCTGGCGCTCGTGCTGTGCGTACGTCTCGGGGCGCCGGACTGGACCCTTTTCGCCGCCTACGTCTGCACCGCCACCACGCCCAACACGGGCGGAATGTCCCGCGCCCGCTGGGCGCACCTCTTCCGGGACGACCCGGCCGCGGTACACACCGCCAACTCCTTCGAACAGGCCGCGGACGAGGTGTGCTTCATGCTGGGGCCGGTCCTCGCGGTCTTCCTGTGCACCTCGCTCTTCCCGGAGGCCGGCACGCTGACCGGGGCCGTCCTGCTGCTGACCGGTGTGCTGCTGTTCGCTGCCCAGCGCCGTACCGAGCCCCCGGTCTGCGCCCCGCGCGCCGGCGCCCGCTCCCCCGTACGCGACCCCCATCTGGCCGCGCTCCTGCTCACCTTCCTCGCCACCGGCGCGGTCTTCGGGTCGCTGGAGGTGGTGACGATCGGCTTCGCGGACGGGCTCGGGCAGCGGGGCACGACGGGTGTGGTCCTGGCGCTCCAGGCCGCCGGCTCCTGCGCGGCGGGCCTGCTGTACGGGCTGCTGCGGCCGGCGGGCCCGGTCGGGCGGCGCTTCGCGCGCTGTGTGGCCGCGATGGCCGTACTGATGCTGCTGCCGCTGCTCGCCGCCTCGACGGGGAGCCTGCCGGTGCTGGCCGGCGCGCTGCTGGTGGCCGGCATGGCGACCGCGCCGACCATGGTCACCGGCATGAACCTGGTCCAGTCCCGCGTCGCGCCCTCCCAGCTCAACGAGGGCATGACCCTGGCCGTCACCGGTCTGCTCGGCGGTATCGCGGCGGGCTCGGCGGCCGGCGGCTGGGGCGTCGAGCATCTGCCCGCCACCGCCGCCGCGTACACCGTGCCCGCCGCCGCGGCGCTGCTGGCCCTCGCCGTCACCCTGGTCGCGGCGGCGGCCCGCGCCGTCAGCTCCCGGCGCGTCCCGGACCCCGGCCGCGCCTTTTCCCGTACGCGGCATACGGAGTGA
- a CDS encoding helix-turn-helix transcriptional regulator: MRLIGAQVALFRKNAGLTQQGLAELAGSSEETIASIEQGRRPLLPDFAEHLDKLLNTGGALAVGVEQQPERDKYPVWAEDFILYEQEAIALNWFENAVLPGPLQTEEYARATFRSFVPPLSDAEIEQRVAARLERQEVLRHVPPPLASFIVSEAVLIGLLGGRDVMREQICFLLTCSNLPGVSIQALPLNRESHAGLAGPFVLLETPDHEHLAYSETYLGSHLTANPDDVSILTQKYGMLRMQALNAEETRNLLDRLLGET; the protein is encoded by the coding sequence ATGCGCCTCATCGGCGCCCAGGTCGCACTCTTCCGCAAGAACGCGGGCCTGACGCAGCAGGGCCTGGCCGAACTGGCCGGAAGCTCCGAGGAGACGATCGCCTCCATCGAGCAGGGACGGCGTCCCTTGCTCCCGGACTTCGCGGAACATCTCGACAAATTGTTGAACACGGGCGGCGCGCTGGCCGTAGGCGTCGAACAACAACCGGAGCGGGACAAGTACCCGGTGTGGGCCGAGGACTTCATCCTGTATGAGCAGGAGGCGATCGCACTCAATTGGTTCGAAAACGCCGTGCTTCCCGGGCCGCTTCAAACCGAGGAGTACGCGCGAGCCACGTTCCGCAGCTTCGTGCCGCCTCTCTCCGACGCCGAGATCGAGCAACGGGTGGCCGCTCGGCTGGAGCGGCAGGAGGTGTTGCGTCACGTGCCGCCACCCCTGGCCAGTTTCATCGTCTCCGAGGCAGTCCTCATCGGCCTTCTCGGAGGTCGGGATGTGATGCGCGAGCAGATCTGTTTCCTGCTCACCTGCTCGAACCTTCCAGGGGTCTCAATCCAAGCTCTCCCACTCAACCGCGAAAGCCATGCGGGGCTTGCAGGACCCTTCGTTCTGCTGGAGACACCCGACCATGAGCATCTCGCCTACTCCGAGACCTACCTCGGGAGTCACTTGACGGCCAACCCCGACGACGTCAGCATCCTCACTCAGAAGTACGGAATGCTGCGAATGCAGGCTCTCAACGCCGAAGAAACCCGAAATCTGCTGGATCGGCTGCTAGGAGAGACATGA
- a CDS encoding DUF397 domain-containing protein, translating into MMNTPSPSTSPELTWFKSSHSSDQGGACVEVAYDWRKSRRSGSEGDACVEVAALPAVVLVRDSKDPEGPRIAVGAATWGAFTGFVRKG; encoded by the coding sequence ATGATGAACACGCCTTCTCCCTCCACCTCACCCGAGTTGACGTGGTTCAAGTCGAGCCACAGCAGCGACCAGGGCGGCGCGTGCGTGGAGGTCGCGTACGACTGGCGTAAGTCGCGCCGCAGTGGAAGCGAAGGCGACGCGTGCGTGGAGGTTGCCGCGTTGCCTGCCGTGGTGCTGGTGCGGGACTCCAAAGATCCTGAGGGGCCGCGGATTGCGGTGGGGGCGGCGACCTGGGGGGCGTTCACCGGGTTTGTCCGGAAAGGTTAG
- a CDS encoding ATP-binding protein — protein MKQEIHLLRARERFYRRERRSIPLARDFVHQALVEWGVGERTDEVLLCVSELTTNALQHGVPPGRGFRLHLWVTDEGTLRLEVHDSGAGHPRVRAVPEDASDGESGRGLLLVETLADRWGVGRRNPGKTVWCEFEVRGYS, from the coding sequence ATGAAACAGGAGATCCACCTCCTCCGTGCCCGCGAGCGGTTCTACCGGCGCGAGAGGCGATCCATCCCGCTGGCCAGGGATTTCGTACATCAGGCACTGGTCGAGTGGGGGGTGGGGGAGCGTACGGACGAAGTGTTGCTCTGCGTGAGCGAGCTGACCACGAACGCGTTGCAGCACGGTGTGCCACCGGGGCGCGGCTTCCGGCTGCACCTGTGGGTCACGGATGAGGGAACGTTGCGGCTGGAGGTGCACGACAGCGGCGCGGGCCACCCCCGCGTCCGCGCGGTGCCCGAGGACGCCTCCGACGGCGAGAGCGGCCGTGGGCTGCTGCTCGTGGAGACGCTGGCCGACCGCTGGGGGGTGGGCCGCCGCAACCCGGGCAAGACCGTCTGGTGCGAGTTCGAGGTCCGTGGGTACTCGTAG
- a CDS encoding serine/threonine-protein kinase yields MARKIGSRYTAHQILGRGSAGTVWLGDGPEGAVAIKLLREDLASDQELVGRFVQERAALLGLDHPRVVGVRDLVVDGNDLALVMDLVRGTDLRTRLERERRLAPEAAVAITADVADGLAAAHAAGIVHRDVKPENILLDMQGPLGPAGAHPALLTDFGIARLVDSPRRTLPQPPAGGSSAPLRSTKVIGTPDYLAPEIIEGLPPRASVDVYALATVLYELLAGFTPFGGGHPGAVLRRHVTETVAPLPGIPDELWQLLLQCLAKAPASRLRAPELAARLREMLPGLAGLPPLDIDEPGSEDPDGPEGAAGPAGPGARAEAGVRTRAASGPYEDARRAAPSPGEGRPRGAVPLVHGAVPDSNRDTHTSMRVPGPEELAGGAHGTARAPRAAGERRAGSARHRSSPEAVRRRRIKIGVAATALLAAVGVGGWLATSQDDGGSGKPAGTQHSKPARSGPAHSEPRVP; encoded by the coding sequence TTGGCACGGAAGATCGGCAGCCGGTACACCGCCCACCAGATCCTTGGCCGGGGCAGTGCCGGCACGGTGTGGTTGGGCGACGGCCCTGAAGGAGCCGTCGCCATCAAGCTGCTGCGCGAGGACCTGGCCTCGGACCAGGAACTCGTCGGCCGCTTCGTGCAGGAGCGTGCGGCCCTGCTCGGCCTGGACCACCCACGGGTCGTCGGGGTCCGCGATCTCGTGGTCGACGGCAACGACCTGGCGCTGGTCATGGACCTCGTACGGGGTACGGACCTGCGCACCCGCCTGGAGCGCGAGCGCCGGCTCGCCCCCGAGGCCGCCGTCGCGATCACCGCGGACGTCGCCGACGGCCTGGCCGCCGCGCACGCCGCCGGCATCGTGCACCGCGACGTCAAACCCGAGAACATCCTGCTGGACATGCAGGGCCCGCTCGGCCCGGCCGGCGCGCACCCGGCGCTGCTGACCGACTTCGGCATCGCCCGCCTCGTGGACTCCCCGCGCCGCACCCTCCCCCAGCCGCCGGCCGGGGGGTCCTCCGCCCCGCTCCGTTCGACGAAGGTCATCGGGACCCCCGACTACCTCGCGCCCGAGATCATCGAGGGGCTGCCGCCACGGGCCTCCGTGGACGTCTACGCCCTGGCGACCGTCCTGTACGAACTCCTGGCCGGCTTCACGCCCTTCGGCGGCGGGCATCCGGGCGCCGTCCTGCGCCGCCATGTCACCGAGACCGTCGCCCCGCTGCCCGGCATCCCGGACGAGCTGTGGCAACTGCTCCTCCAGTGCCTGGCCAAGGCGCCCGCGTCCCGGCTGCGCGCCCCGGAACTGGCGGCCCGGCTGCGCGAGATGCTGCCCGGCCTGGCGGGGCTGCCGCCGCTGGACATCGACGAGCCCGGCAGCGAGGACCCGGACGGCCCGGAGGGAGCGGCAGGGCCGGCCGGGCCGGGTGCGCGGGCCGAGGCCGGCGTCCGTACCCGAGCGGCATCCGGTCCGTACGAGGACGCCCGCCGCGCCGCGCCGAGCCCCGGGGAGGGCCGGCCGCGCGGCGCCGTCCCGCTGGTCCACGGCGCCGTCCCCGACTCGAACCGGGACACTCATACGAGCATGCGCGTCCCGGGGCCCGAGGAACTGGCGGGCGGCGCGCACGGCACCGCCCGCGCCCCGCGCGCGGCGGGTGAGCGCCGCGCCGGGTCGGCGCGCCACCGCTCCTCCCCGGAGGCCGTACGCCGCCGCCGTATCAAGATCGGAGTGGCCGCGACCGCCCTGCTCGCCGCCGTCGGCGTCGGTGGCTGGCTGGCCACGTCCCAGGACGACGGCGGCAGCGGCAAGCCCGCCGGCACCCAGCACTCCAAGCCGGCCCGGTCCGGTCCGGCCCACTCCGAGCCCCGCGTCCCTTGA